The nucleotide window GTTCTTCCTAAATTGTAGCCAAACCCATGTGAGACATGAAGGCTAAAAAACTCGAGAGCTTCTATAGTGAgtggaaagttataaggggtgttTTTGAGGGGTATGTaagagccgttggatttcatccaacggtgagtttttaaaagaggGTGCATGTAGAATCGTGTTGAAATCTAACCTGTTAGAAACCCAACTTCAGTTGAAGATCTTcccctctttccctctctgtgAAAAACTGAAGAACACAATCCCCTCTTTTTGAATGTAAAGCAAACCCACAATTAGAAGGATCCAAATCTCCCAAACCTTATAGTCACTCGATTGTCATTAGCTCCTTGGGAGGCCTGCGATCTATGGTATCCTTGGTATTACAAAGAATGGCTCTTACCTAGCTATTGCCCTGTTTTGATTCTATGGGTCAAGTGAAaaccccttctctttttcattcagCTGACAAGATTCCAGATGAAAGCAAAGTAGCATATCTCTTTTTGTAGCTAGACGCCGCAGCAGCAGTTGTTCCTCGATTTTGGTAGAGATGGAGTCTCAAATACCAAAGAGTCTTCTGTAATGTCCACTACATTCTCTCAAGCTGACTGACTTCAGAGCTCCCgattgattttgagaggtaagttcacttgctcgattgattttattgggtttggtttattttttgtgagggTGGGAAATTCGTCATTTGTGGCATCAATAATGCGTCATTTTTGGAATCAATAATGTGTCATTTCCttatgaatattcaatatacttagttgattgtttttggtgggggtggaaaattatgaaatgtaggTAAAAGATCCTAAACTTAGGCTGAATGACATTAGGAGTAAGCATTTGGAGAGGATATTGGATGAAGTTCTGTAATTGGTGGTTTGAATTacatttgtgttcttagttgaacatgttggttctaatgttattttttccagattaTTTCACAAGAGATGACGTAACTATTGTTAAATTTTGCTTGCATTTTGTGTAATCGGAAGTTAGGCTATGCgtattttgtgtcaatttgggcaatgttttgtgtaagtggaatgcattgatatgttgtgatgcagtaatgactgattaatgaattaatatttGCTATGCAGTAATATAGAAGTGGATCAATAATATACGTAGATAAAATGTCTGGGGGCTCAGAGAGTGATGAATGTGCAACAGCTAATGGGAGGGTTTATATTCCTAAAGtaagaaatgaggaaacaCCAGCAGTTGGGATGAAGTTCGACTCGCTTGACCtcgtttacaatttctataatagATATGCATTCTTGGCTGGCTTTGGTATTCGACTTCATTCCAgcttttgggggaaaaataagaaagagattttgaggaaagaatttgtatgttgcAAACAAGGTGCATACAGGAGAGATGAAACtcgggagagaaaaagacaatgGGGAATCAGTAGATGCAATTGCAAAGCTAAGATTGTGGTTGTGAAGACAAATGGGAGCAAGAAGTATACCATCTCTCTTTTTGCAGAGGGACACAATCATAAGATGACACCCTcagaaagaatgcatttattgAGATCACACCgtcatatttcagattctaCAAAAGTACTCACAAAACAGTTGGGTTCAGTTAATATTCCCATTCATCAGAAGGTAAGTATTTTCGAGGTGCGATCCGGAGGAATGGATAAAATCggttttatcaaaaaagataTCTACAATCTTGAATGTAGTGTGAATGGGAAGCTGATGAACCACGATGTTGAACTAGTGACCGAGTATTTTATggctgaacagaaaaaaaaatgaggctttttatttcaagattgaGGGAGATGGCCATGACAAGTTTAGTCAATGTTTTTGGGCAGATGCAACTTCTAGACGGGCTTATGGGTTTTATGGAGATGTTGTTGTATTCGATACCACATTCAACACGAATCGATACGACTTGACATTTGCACCAATGTTGGAAGTTAATAACCATGGTCAGACAATTGTCTTAGCATGCGCATTTTTGAGCAAGGAAACGACTGAGTcgtttgtttggatgtttgagGAGTTTAAGAAAGCCATGCCAGGTGGCGAACCTAAAACGATCATTACAGATCAAGATGCGGCAATGGCCATAGCGATTTCAATAGCCTTCCCGACTACATTTCATCGACTTTGCATATGGCATATCACATCAAAGTTCTCTGTTAAGTTACCACATTCTGCTTATAAGGAGTATTGGCGTGAATTTCAGAAAGCCATATGGGATACTGACAATAAGGATGAGTTTGATGcaaaatggaatattgtggTTACAAAGGCTGGTTTGACTGACCATCCATGGCTAAGttcaatgtttgatttaaGGGAATCTTGGGTTCCAGCCTACGCACGACAATTTTTTGCCGCTGGAATGTCAAGCAGCCAAAGAGCAGAAGGTTctcatggttttttcaagcaataCATATCAAGGAGAAATTCGTTGATGGATTTCATAATACGATTTGAGAGGGCACTTTCTCATCAACGTGAAAAAGAGTTAGTTGGTGATCACGTAGATCATTTGAAGTGGCTCAATGTATTCTACCGATgccaatgaacaaacaaatggctaccttgtacacaaggacaatgtttcaaaagtttgagCAAGAACTAATACAAAGTACATCATGTTTCCTAGAGCTCAAAACAGAGGATGCTTCTAAAGTTGTCTTTAACGTGAgcgaaaggaaaaattgggaaacaagaGTGGCAGAAGTCGTATATGTCAAAGATTCTGATCACGCATCGTGTAGCTGcaaaagatttgaatttgttggaattatttGCAAGCACATCCTAGCATTGTTCAGAAGGGACCAGATTGAATATATGCccgataaatatattttgaagaggtGGAAGAAAACTGCGAAATCTGGATTGGTGTGAAATGCAAATGGCAACGAAATTAAAGACTGTGCAGATCCTGGTCTTTTAATAAAGCGGTGTACAATGTCTCGACTTGCTTCAGATGTGGTTGAGGATGCATTAATGAGTGAAGAAGGATGTGAGCTACTGTCAGAGACTCTAAAAAGTTTGCaggtgaagttgaagttgttgaagaATGGACCAAGTAATAACGAAGTTGGAGGGTCCAGctctcaaacacaatataTGAAAGACCCTAAGAGAGTGAGGTGCAAAGGAAGGTCGAAAGGAGTAACGGgagcaaaggaaaaggcaatgaAGCGAGGGATTAGACACTGTCGAGAGTGTGGACACATTGGTCATGATAGAAGACAATGCCCAAGAAATTTGAACACACCGTAAGATGCTAACACTATTTATAATaacatctaaaatttgaataggGAAATTTTTTATGTGCTTGTGTTTGATGTTTATGCAGGACATCACCGTCGAACAATGACGAATCAACTCCAATAGATCGTAATGACCCATTATTCAACGAATTTGACAGGATGCACGGACCAACTGAATGATTTATGTTTCTATTAGACGAAATCTGGTTGTTATGAAGATTAATGATCAGGTGAAGTTTTATAGATTCAGTttttgattattattgtttttttgttcatgtccACCGATGAGGTCTTGCTATGTCCACTggtaattgaaatgaaaatttgcttggtttcattcttGCATGAAATTTGGACACATGTTAATTTTACGTCTTCTCCCTATTTAGAAATTTTCATAGACATTTGATAAAGTATGAAATTTTGAGTTATGTGAAGAAGCAATGACTTTTACCATGTAAAATGGGTAGTTTAGGGtgaattatgttttaacaGAGATTCATTGATTATATCACAGGCTAATGCAGCATTTCCAGCAGCCAGCTGTTGTTTCCATTACCagtaatgatttccagcagTACCCACTTTTTCCGACTGGTTATTAGGGGCACGATTTTGTAAACATTTGTAACTGAAGGATACTTGAAGCACTTTGTTGGAACAGAGCGAATAGAAAGCAGcgtgtaaaaaagaaaaagtacatTGCAGCTAATTACATTTCGAACGGTTGGAGAATATTAAAGGGTACACTAACTTACATAACTACTCTTAattccacacacaaaagaaaatttgattgcAAAACATATTATGTGCTCCCTCTTAGCAATACCACGATCTCCCCAACCAACTGAACAACGGTAGCCACAATCACTCAGTCGTATTGGTCAGCTTTTTCTTAGCAGGTCTCACATGCTTATGGTCACTCATGTCCCTAGTGATATAGACGAAATAAatcttcagcaatatttggaattttattatatataaataaaccataaaccatTCACTAAACAATGTATAGCACATGTTATGTTACTTATGACTCAcgtgtcagtttttttttagaaaaagtaCGCCAGCTCTTTAATGTGAATGGACATGATAATGAGACTTTACTGATTCCCAGCTTGCTGTGATATTCACTGCTTATTGAATAATTTTTCgatatttgcaaaatataatgttaGACAGAAGGAacacatgatgacttgcaatacatagtcccaataattatatatgaagcaaatgaaactgatatttgtgttttattgaaatgaaaatgacattaaGGGAATATACTTCTAATTTGTGCAATACCACGATCACcctcaaccaactgaacagCGGTAGCCGCAATCACTTAGTCGTATCGGTCGGCTTCTTCCGAGCAGCTATGACGTGCTTATGCTCATTCATGTCACCACCATCGTCTAGTATCTCTCTCACAGCATCAGGGGACACATAGTTCCAATCATAACTTGTATGAGTAGTTGCCGCAAATGCTCGAAATTTGTCGAATCCTTCGTTGAATGCCAACTTCAGTTCACTATGGTGCTCTTCGCATCGCATATGGTTCATCAAACAACCTttaatttcatcattcattacTGTATCCAACTCCTCAGCTTTCAGCTTCCTTTTATGACTCAGCTTCAAGTACTTGTTCTTTTGGGAGAACGCTTTGTTCACTCTAATGTTAAGATCAGCCAAAATTCCCTCGTCTTCAACACATTTCTCGTGCCATGAATTGATCAGTCTGGAATTATAATCCAGCTTGCCAGTGACTGCATGTATTGCCTCTAATGGATCATCGGAGTCCCCCTCACTCccaaatgatgttgaaaaagGAAGGGGTCGGTGAGTACAATGTGGAAATAGAACCTGCGACTCCAATTTGTCATCTTCGATTGTGTTGTTGGCGCCTGaagaggttgacatgcttaaataatcctctttgttttgggaggatgaggattgcatatgcaatttcGTTTGAGAAAGGGAACATAGGTTTATAGACCAACATACCAAAGCTTGTGTGTAGTCAACATATGtactttttttcaatttttaaaaaaagaggtgtcaggttttgcttttcaagcatgtcaacctcacACTCTCCTTACACCACTGATAGTGGTTGAAAGAAACTCAATGGAAGTGACATCTAGTTAGTGAACTCAACCAAACTAGTTAGGATTAAACTTAGATTgtatcagaccaaaaaataatttatacattgtcaaccaaatattttttggcagGAACCCTTTTATTGGTATTACTATCACCCCTTTCATAGAAATTCTCCTTCCACACAAGACTCACTCCTCCACCGAATCTGTCTCCATCTACTTAAACTCTCTCCTCCATAGAAACTCACTCCCCCCATAGAATGGATTTACTAACCAAGCTTGATGTGAGCATAATAAACACCCCTCCAAACAAAGACCGCCTTTGAAACGCAAGTGAGTCACCAGACAAGCAATGTCACATTCCTAGATagaatgaccattttgttggaagttttgagtctgaaagagttcttgctttttggaaggagaggcatcttcaacttggtgatgaaatccaaagggcaagggcacgtttggaatttgttgaaggccaaattgaagatgacaaaaggcAGGCCAATCTGGATAGGGCGAAGTTGCAGCGCATGAAGCGTAGACACAAACGACTTCGGAGTGTAGTTgttcaaaaatacaagaactCATCTAATGCAGTGGAGTCAAAGAAGCGTGTGATGCAAGCTGGATTCGACTACTTCCGATCCTATGCAAAACTCGTCGTACCCGGGTTTGATTGGTCATCTATTACCGTTTCCGACGTTAACAAATATACTCAGCAAGGGAAGTAACCATTTTGGTTCTCGTGTTTGAGCAGAGGCAAATCagtggaattggaattttcgTTAAACTCTGCTTCAAACCTATTTTGATGCTTACTACTATGGAAGATTTCaaccttaatattttgatgtctttaattaCGATAACACAAGATGCAAAGAGCCCATCTACTTCAGTCATATGTTGCTGCcatgtccattttttttttttatcacgtatcagatttggacatggttgcatcatatgcaatgttgcctttatttattatatgttaggacAATGTTTATGGAAAAGCAtttgtgtgtgcgtttgtgacaaggttatggaattattatgaaaaaaatgcaGACTGAATATATAATCACTCATATAGACTAGGACAAATATTcactaatattttaaaattgcttCACTTGTGTGAGGTTTTTCAGAAAAAGTATGgcattattttatgtgattggacatgatagaaaatatattactGATTCCCAATGCGGCGTCAtatggacaacttattgaatacctcTGACGTGTTAAAAACTCTAGGTGCAGTTGCatgtggacaacttattgaatacctcTGATGTGTTCAAAACTCTAGGTGCAGTTGCATGcggacaacttattgaatacttCTGAGGTGTTGAAAGCTCTAGGCGTAGTTGCAATGATGGCTTCAAAGCATGTGCAActattatatatgtacattattataagccacatattattttatatagggaAACTAATTCTTGtattattacaaattat belongs to Prunus persica cultivar Lovell chromosome G4, Prunus_persica_NCBIv2, whole genome shotgun sequence and includes:
- the LOC109948716 gene encoding protein FAR1-RELATED SEQUENCE 5-like; the protein is MLEVNNHGQTIVLACAFLSKETTESFVWMFEEFKKAMPGGEPKTIITDQDAAMAIAISIAFPTTFHRLCIWHITSKFSVKLPHSAYKEYWREFQKAIWDTDNKDEFDAKWNIVVTKAGLTDHPWLSSMFDLRESWVPAYARQFFAAGMSSSQRAEGSHGFFKQYISRRNSLMDFIIRFERALSHQREKELVGDHVDHLKWLNVFYRCQ